The window ATTCCTTGTTTATTTAAAGATGAAAATGGAACAGCAAACAACACAAGATTAAAACAACTGTCAAAGACCACAACCAACTTATTTTAAGGAAGGAAATCGACCCTAGTACATTGACATACCAAAACAGCACACATCTAGTAAAACATTGCAACAAAGAACTCAATCAACTCCCCTTTTCCTTATCAATTGCAGCATTTGCAGCAGCATGATCCTCATCAAAGGTCAAATCCCACTGCCCTTCCCACTTAAGAAAGAACTCTGTATCCTCCAAATACTTCACCCTATGCACATCCCCAGCTGGAGTAAACAAATAATCCCCAACACCCAAATCATATTTCTTCCCTTTACTCAAATTCCACACCTTTTTACTCCCCTTTAACACTACAAGATCATGCCCAAATGTATGGTGATGAGCTGGCTCAACACTCCCTGCAGTGAACTTCACAAAAGCTGAAGTAGGACTCTCCCTCACTATTGTCATTGACCCACCTGGCATTATTTCCACTGGCTTAAACTCTCTATCCTTTACCAATGAACATAGATTACAATTCCCAGATTCCCCCTTTCCCCCATTTTCTGATTCAGGCACCAAAgttccgatctttgacatttcagTAACCGAATTTTCCAAGAATTGATCAATTTCGTCAGGCCATGGATTTGATCCAGAAGCCGGGCAGGGAGACCTAAAGGGTGTTTCTAGAAACGTCTTGAGAACTTCGGCAGCCACTTCCGGCGTAGTATTCATGCCGGAGACGGCGAGAACGTTGCAGTTATTGATGGAACGAGCATTCCGCGCTTCATCGGGGTTGAGACACGTGGCGGCATAAACGCCGGGGAATTTGTTTGCGAAGATGGCGACTCCGACACCGGTACCACAGGCGACGAGTCCACGTGTCTCGACGGCGGGGTTACTATTAGCGGCTTGGCTAACTCGGCGGCCGATTTCTTCGCCGACGGAGTAGTATTTGTCGGTGCCGAGGTCTTCGACTTCGATGTTGAGGGCGCGGAGTTGGGAGATTAAGGTGTCTTTGAGGTTGCAGCCGAATGAATCGGCGCCGGCGATGATTTTCAAGGGTCATTTTGTGGATTCTTGAGCCATCGGAGATTTGGGAGAAAATGATTTGACTTACGTTGACTTGCTATGAGCTGAGCTACTGTGAATATATGTGTTGGAAATATTAATACTGCTTATTGATTTGATCACATGATCCAAAATTTGATTTCACGTGATTTAGGTAATTGAGAATTCGCATTTTAATACGACAGCGGATTTTGTGGGCTATTTGTTTTTGTAtgttaatattatatatatatatatatatatatatacacatatattagGCCATCTTTATATATTTAACTAGcaaatgtaattatttttggttgACGGGCCAAATATGTAATTTAATTTAAACGTCTTTTCTTTATGAGTTgactttctttaatttttatgtgAATATACAAGAAGTTAATTCAATTGATAAAGATAATTAAGTTAACTTTCTCTTTGTGCCTAAAAAAACCACTAGTCTAATAGGTTACGATTTTCAATAGTGGTACAGCAATAAAAATGTCAAGGGATTAATTAATAGGTAAGAAGAAAAAAGTTAACTTTCTTTTTTAGAACTAGGAAAATGGGAAAtgaaaaatctcttttttttcctcCAAAACAAATAAACTTccatcaaattaaaataaaataaataaaacaagtgTACTTTATGAAATGTCACTTGAAAATATCTATTGGTTTGAAaatatcttctgtatttttctagAAAATGCTACTATTAGTTCTGCGTGCTTTTTCTCCTACTAATTTTTAGTCCATCATGGAATCTATCACGTAGTCCTCTACAAATTCCATTTTTGGCAGCGACTTACAGTATATACTCTCCAAATAATAAAACCAATAACCATTGAAATTTACAATCTTTCCAAACCTTAGAACAATCATAACTTTAGAATTTATAAATCAAGCAACACAATAAAATAGTAAATTTAAACGTTCTAAATTCACAAGCTTGCATTTCAGTAACAGCCTGTTTGGAAAGCCGCCTGCAAATTGGATTTGAGTGTAATTACATAATTGACATGTTTGTCTGGCCAAATAATTACTTGGTCAGCATGGAATTGGGTGTAATTGAAAATGTGTAATCACACTTTTCAATTCTCAAGGGGAAGTTAAGAATTTTTTGGTGATTACACCGAGTAATTACAAGGTTACTTtccaatttctttttatttttattttttattttatttttactttttacttttttttttaattttaaaatatatttttctttgtacattatttatcttttatttctccaCCCTTACTTCTTGTGAATCCATGTAATTGcttgtatattttattttttattttcttcatttagcaTAACTGCGTTAATATTCTAGGTTTTGAAACTACAcgtcctaatattagaaataatgagtcattaacaaacttggcatataatggTGATGTCATTAAAGTAGAATTTCGTTGTTGAACGAAGCTATAAGCTTATTATGTTTCCTAATCTTAAGTTGTATTGgaacttatttttattatgttggaatttgacatatattaaactttttttttgaattttaaaattgtaTTATATTTATGGTTCCAATTACTTATTTTAGTAGAGTTGACTTGTTATTTCACATTGCATGTTATTcatttttagttagaattgatagagtagttttgtcaaatatttgaataattttatGACATTACATTTATAAATATTACTTTAATTTATCAAACATGCATTCCATGATGTTATTACAAAACGtatgtttttagtttttataattaattaaactaaatattattaagTCTGAAAATACAtatcaattatttttacaatattaggtataaatatatgattactaactatgtatattcaagaaaaaatatgcatcttaaataccaaatcttatatcatttatacttataaaaaattattactaggcatatatttattatattaacttttaaaatttacctctctacctcagggtaggggtaaggtcttcgtatacactacccttcccagaccccactaagtgggattatactgggttgttgttgttgttgctgtattaacttttaaaatttgataattacttcatttaaaatttaatctaattgTATAATTATAGTTGTGCAACCAAACAATACACTCGTAATTATATTGTAATAATATATCGTCGTAATTATTAAGTTGTGTAATTACTATCTtagtaattacaccaattttAATTACCGGGTAACTTTCCAAACAGACTCTAAAGTTATTCTCCATACCAACCACAATATGCACTATATAATAGGTATATTCTATAAAGTTTTGACATTATGTGTATAGTTTGACAAATTTTAACCATTCTtagtaggggtgttcatggttcggtttggatcggttttttcctaaaaagaaaacaaaccaaATAAGtctgtttttcaaatattagaaccaaaccaaaccaattaggtcggtttttctcgattcggtttatgtcggttttttcggttatttgtcgattttttcttaaatataagacatacactaccaaacacatattctggcgaccacattttcaatgtaatactatcaaatcaattgccctttgagaaatctattatttaccaaaatatattgatgataattgaatcaaatagtgatgaataatttaaggactcaattaaaaatatgttatttttaacacGGAATGGATTCTTACACTAAataaagaaaactaccaatcaaactagaatgtaaaggtaaagaactttattaaaagtgcaaactattaatatttaccataatttttttgaaactttgtataacaatatacatatgtataggtgtaataatcaattAGAAATAACTActcctatagtcggtttggttcgggttttttctgattaaaaccaaaaccaaaccaaatttaatcgatttttaaaattcaaaaccaaaaccaaaccaaaccaaaccaaaaagtatcggttttttttgttcggtttggtttggttttcggtttggttcgatttttcgggttttttatgaacacccctaattcTTAGTCGCAACAGTCCACCGACCATGCCATTGTATTTTTTCATGTGGAGAAATTGCCTGAGCATGGTTGCTTCTCATCACTAGCTATCACcggaagaaattcaaaaatagccaaatttacaaaGGGTCATTTAAGAATAgccatagtttcaaaagtaatcgaaatttagttacttttcatgtaaagataaatctgaacgaaaacactattcaaaatctggaaaatactccaacataatatactcgagttccagcataagtatactggaactccaacatattataatgtagttccagcataagtatactggaactctggaagttcatacacaggtgctccaatctgcagtatattatgctggaactttccgcgtgttggagttccaacataatatgctggaagttcatacacaggtgcaccgatctccagtatattatgctgaaccggtccctgttgcagcaaaataatggctatttttcaataactttgcaaacgttagctatttttgaattaccagtccaaaaactggctagccaTGCTATTTTTTACTCTATCACCTATTAAGAACATTTTTACCATTTCGAATAGTGAAtttaaataccattttcaagttttattaattaatataaaaattcataattttctTGTGTAGTTACATAGGAATGCATtaatcttctttctatttttttaaagtttttatttCAATATCCTAAATTATAATCCATTTAATTTTTGGTGAAAGGCCTTTTATAACTACCAGAAATTACCATTTAtgtgaacaaagttacaattaataTTTAGAAACTTCATTATTTTCGCCCTTTTCAGTTGCAAAAACActtcattattttcttatatagtCATGACATTAGTAATTTAGTAAATCACCTTTttcaagttttttatttttattttttaagtttttaaCAGTGGAATTTTGCCTAATATTTTAGAACCTTCGATTAAACTTCTTAAATCATACTATGTCAATAAGATTTTTGACAACAAAAATCAAGGTAATGTATTGAAATAAGTGCTACATTTTGTTAACTTAAAAGACCATTATCAATGTAAATAAATATTACTATATCTGTTGTGAAGCTAAAGGTTTCAACACAATATGAAAggatatttcaagaataaaaagaTATTTCATAGAGATGATAGATATGAAAGAAAAGGTGTGTCACCAGCATATCAGTAGTCCATCACGGTCTTGAACTCCTAACAAGGCACTTTCTTAGAAAATCTTCTGCCTTTCTTAATAATTTGTTGTTTTTTAGTCAGGcaattcaattttaattttgCATAACAAATAAACAGCATTATCAAATTCATAGTTATTTCACACTAGCTTCTTTGAGATCGTCTAAAAAAGTGTGCACCCAAAAGTTCAAATATCAACCTCGAGTCCATACTCATTATCAAACACTACTTCTGGTGCCATATATATTGGTGTTACTCTAAGTCGTCTACTCTGAATATAGCTCCTTATTTGCAATACCCCAAATCAACAATCTTGGCAACAATTTTGGCAGAATGTTCATTAAATACAATAAAACATTTACTATGCACATGATTAAGTCCCAAAAAGATGAATTTTGCATTATGCTTTACTTCATTTTTGTGGCAacccttggcttgaattaatAGGACCCATGCGATCAGCTAAGATTCCAGTGTTGCGAACTCTAGCAAGATATTGTAGTGCATTTTGTCACCCTCTTCAGTAATATCGGCTCCAAAACATAGTCTGAGGTCAGTCTTAAAATTTATGAAGGATCATAACATATTTTCCGTTGTGGCTAAAATTATAGCGCCCTCTCATATTCTTGTCCCTCTCTTCCATAGAGTCACCATTTGTTGGTATTCAAGTGATTAACTCATTTGTCCTAACTAAACTTTGCACCTAAAAAAAATTGTACATAAATGGAGAATGTTAAAgaggcaaaaagaaaaagaaagtgcaAGCGACCAAAATTATGGACGTGAAATAAGTAAGGGCATAatggaaaataaaaataagttaaCAATCTCACCAAATAGTTGTTACATAAAATTACTCTCCTATTGTTACATAACAAtggatttaacaatacaataaattttatttatcaataaaaatacaatacaatGCAACAAGTTACAAactaacaaccatccaaacaagctgctaagctattttttttttattaataacaaaaagtGCATTTTAGTCTCTCTAAGTATTGAtaatttcttattttgattcTTATAATATTTGGTTAAACACATTTAACTTTTAATTACTTGAAATGTGCACGTTTGGTTCCTCTGCTTATGAATCttcataaattaaaaatattattaaatattaaattatttaattattgatGTGCTGTGAAATAGATAGAAAACATAAAATAGGAAAACATATGTATATGTCCGTTTGTGTGACGGCTCAAGTCAGTAGAAGAAACACATACCTGCACAAGAAGTTTTCAGCCTAAACAGTATGCCATATTTATGAAAAATCTGACTTCTAtaaaatgtcaaatatttaataataaattgaattgtcaatataAACTTCGTTCTAATTTCCTTTATCATCTTTTGAATTCATGGTGGATCGTAGACAGTTTCTCGGAGCAATtatttggaaatttttaaaaaggtTTAGTGCAAATCCGTAAAGATAATTAGTGTCTGGATCAGTATTTTCTAAGAAAAGTTTTTAGATAATAATTGTGTTTGAGTTTAGTACTGTTTTGGAATAAATGAAACTACAATATACAACCTTTTATTTAGCAAACCTATCAATTTAACAATTTGGAGGATAATTGATGGGTCCTTTTTACAGACCCAGAAACCTATCAATCATCctcaaggaaaaagaaaattatcCATCAACCTCTATATTATTAATTCTACTTAAATTATGTAAACATTATAACAATCTATATccatatctatctatattattataaaaacatgAATATAATGTCGGTTTACCCAactaaccttataatattaagcataataactcacaataaaaggacataaccggaattatggatattagccttataatcctattaattTTAGGACATgatactacacgttaggaatcctacatgatttaCCTTTAGCAAtcttattagtataattactttcgggccgtctaattcatataaaattaaaCAGATACTTAAATACTTTATACACACTTGACGGACACAAAAATCTTTCACCGCACTACATCAAATTTGTAATGTTTTAGGTCCTAACTCTCTAAATACTTAAAGAGTTGTTATTCAACTGGGAATCATTACAGATTTTAGTATGTATAGATCACCGTATGCCTTCTTTGTCTTTCATCTAACCATAGTTGGTAAGTGTTTTAAAgccaatagtaaaaaataagctttactaaaattttaatttttttttttttgacaactAAATTCCTTTAGCTTTCTTTTATGTGGTTTTGGATTACTCTATGGCTTTGTGATGCATTAGTTCTTTTTAATTGGTTACTACTTTAACCGAAGAGTTGAAGATATCTTATTAATTTAAAATGGGATTGATCTTCCTTGTATATAagttaattttgaagaaaagtGATCCCATAATGCTACTGAAAAACTAACATTCATCAAAATGACTTATGTAATGGTAACTGGAAAAttaaatatctttagtcatgtaatcctattacttttaggatatacttcttaaaaatttctattactaatttaactAGAAAACGAATTATAATGtcttattattaatttaatttgagaatggattatattgtccaaatccatttagaaaaaggagagcatatattattataaaagcataaatacattaatataccaaaataaccctaaaatattaaacggaaGAACTCATAGGTAAATgacataactgcaataacctattttttggactacaataccttctattctaatttttaatatttaagattttaaaattaataaaattttatctattaaattcttattaaaaaatgtaggaaggtttaataaaatcaatttcataagaatcctccatattagcaatacattaccactctaTAATGTCCAAtactaagaaaaaataaaagtaatattaaatggactgcataGAGAGTAAACATTGAGGAGAAAAAAATAcccccacgataatatatttttatattatatttgaactattttcctaatcaaataatattttttttaattaattttgtgtaatatttaaaatacccaattattaaataacaactaaaaaatatttaagaatataaatgtgtgagaaagagaaataaaaaagggGTTGGTAAGGGTCAATACCATTAATGATTCTACACacataaagatctaaaaatgaaatgtcatatcaatcttttatgctttgaaaataaaatttatggtggataaaattataattaagattaaataatcaaaacaagagatgaactaatattaagatatgaatcaacatagaatacattcttttatgttaaaaccaaataattaaatcttctaattaattatttagcaagagaattcaattaaattattttttaatatgaaTTAATTCAATTCAATCGTGCCAGaaacgaagaagaagaacattaaagatgatttggttcttcctaAACACTTGATTATCAATCGCAATGGTAATAGTAGtacatttaataagagaaatatttctatcattagattaaaatgcaTTTTGTGCAAATtgcatgatagaattaaaaagatatcttagctagcagaaatgaatatgttgatcaattaaataaaaggttgattgcaaaattttatagtaaaaaaaaatatttttctgtttttgactcagcagaaaatgataccaatatttactacaaagaaaaatacttaaatactttaataccaaatggccttctaccatatatgtttgttgtcaagtttattatttcttgcgtatgttagtgtcacagtatatataatagactaagttacaattgatcttccattgtatataggttgattttgaagaaaaatatgcccgtcatgctactgaaaaattTAGATACGCCAAATAGCTTATGTAACAGCACAtagatggtatatagaagttttgacaataacgtcatacatgcaaaaattatgatagtgattaatgtgcttctaagtatattcttatccctgaattcgattttcgtcttccgaaactaaagaataccattttaattttgtgtgaaaataatttttaatatgtttatgttttgcaaatataataattaaagcacaaggacaaacatcctaaatattggactatatttactgCAATATGTTTTCTTGCATGAACAACTGTATGTTgtactttcaagagggatatcaagatcgacaataagagttctggttaaggcagagcaaccaaagcattaggaggaaactaggggtgttcataaaaacccgaaaaatcgaaccaaaccgaaaaccaaaacggttcgaccaaaaaaaccgatactttttggtttggtttggttttggttttgaattttaaaaaccgatcaaatttggtttggttttggctTTATTctgaaaaaaatcgaaaaaatccgaaccaaaccgactataggattagctatttcaaatttattattgcacttatatatatgtatatttttatacaaagtttcaaaaaatttatggtaaatgttaatagtttgcacttttagtatagttctttacctttacattctagtttgattggtagatttcttttgttaagtgtaagaatccatttcgtgttaaaaataatatatttttaattgagtccttaaattattcatcactatttgattaaattatcatcaatatatcttggtaaataatagatttttcaaaaggcaattgatttgatagttggtcaaagctatcaaatcaggagatacttttgatttctcaaaaatctgagtccttggtcaaagctaaaaaagaaattcgggttactgataatcaggagacaaaaaataaaatacttttgagaacaatggtagaaggtaaatagataagtatttcaatgaattctcaatagtattccgtgtccttacaaatgatgatacttcttccttttatagatcattttaggtaaaggaataaagcttcagctttaatgatataatcatgagcaataaatgacattaaataagccgttatacaatcattcctattaaataccaactttataacgtatcaaacgtttaataatgaatttggactcctttctatcatctgatccttgctttcaatgccttctaatccgttggctgtaaataatttaaattggtacgagactcgtatctatacgtcgtctcgtgcctatttaaattcttcttcccgtggctgtcttcaccgtgcctcttagtcaattgctgttctttgaccattcaactaatccacgtgtcatgccacatcatttttaatataaattcagtttttttccaatacagatagtccccccactttccatttttttatcaattaaataattgggaagtggatcttcatgtaaaaagaatttttgccacaattaatgctcatgacagtactaacgtctcaagcagtcttttccatttaatgttctgtCCATGTGTCATTTTATAATTGATTCCGCTATTCATACCCTTCttcgagacttcttcattctcactatttacgaagtgatagctgcctctattataggcttttcatcattatacttaaaaagttgacggttcccattttacacataactttgtcttcctttgcctttcttcacaaatcttcagcacatacttccttcttaacaatgtcttcttcaaaccctaaccgtaaaaaagttctatacgtcgtctcgtgcctatttaaattcttcttcccatGGCTGTCTtcaccgtgcctcttagtcaattgttgttctttgaccattcaactaatccacgtgtcatgccacatcatttttaatataaattcagtttttttccaatacagatagtccccccactttccatttttttatcaattaaataattgggaagtggatcttcatgtaaaaagaatttttgccacaattaatgctcatgacagtactaacgtctcagcagtcttttccatttaatgttctgtCCATGTGTCATTTTATAATTGATTCCGCTATTCATACCCTTCttcgagacttcttcattctcactatttacgaagtgatagctgcctctattataggcttttcatcattatacttaaaaagttgacggttcccattttacacataactttgtcttcctttgcctttcttcacaaatcttcagcacatacttccttcttaacaatgtcttcttcaaaccctaaccgtaaaaaagttcTATACGTcatctcgtgcctatttaaattcttcttcccatGGCTGTCTtcaccgtgcctcttagtcaattgttgttctttgaccattcaactaatccacgtgtcatgccacatcatttttaatataaattcagtttttttccaatacagatagtccccccactttccatttttttatcaattaaataattgggaagtggatcttcatgtaaaaagaatttttgccacaattaatgctcatgacagtactaacgtctcaACAGTCTTTTCTATTTAATGTTCTGTCCATGTGTCATTTTATAATTGATTCCGCTATTCATACCCTTCttcgagacttcttcattctcactatttacgaagtgatagctgcctttattataggcttttcatcattatacttaaaaagttgacggttcccattttacacataactttgtcttcctttgtcttcttcacaaatcttcagcacatacttccttcttaacaatgtcttcttcaaaccctaaccgtaaaaaagttccaattctagatcagttccccaacgcccctgttagacacagaagaggcggaggaagtaggcttcgaacagggttagaatctacgcgaggcggctcctctggttcttcttcaaggagttttatcccaaaagccccttcttctaaaagtagggaaattcttgatacttctcaagaaccctcagttgatgatatagttccggcgatttgtcttttgaaagtgacaaaacgtctcttaaaaaacaaattaaaaatttagaaagagccgatacttacccaacattagtaaccgagcttacaatccccaccgtaagaagagattgtaactggaaggatagtctctgtatgtcaattccttccccaaatcaaagaatttcctcttttAGAAATGGGTATTCTTctatttacacttaccccttcactttaggttttaatcctccgattgacccagttattctcgatttttgtcgtttctttacaatttgtttAGCCCAAATTGGTCCATTggtgtggagaacagtggcttgtttgagatatttatcatccaaggccaatgtcaatttcacccTTTCTCAACTCATTCATCTATACCATCCCaacttaatacgccatggggttttcaccttaactgcaaggagcaaaaaagttttggtaaaCCCTGAGGATGATAAAGATCGTGGATGATATATCCGTTACGTTGTTGTCCGTACAGTGGATttgattggcgaaacaaatattccctttcctgagaaatggaattttgaACGTAAGTTTCCTCTTAtttaccgtacctacttttgtgaattt of the Nicotiana tabacum cultivar K326 chromosome 7, ASM71507v2, whole genome shotgun sequence genome contains:
- the LOC107772270 gene encoding DNA damage-repair/toleration protein DRT102-like; protein product: MNTTPEVAAEVLKTFLETPFRSPCPASGSNPWPDEIDQFLENSVTEMSKIGTLVPESENGGKGESGNCNLCSLVKDREFKPVEIMPGGSMTIVRESPTSAFVKFTAGSVEPAHHHTFGHDLVVLKGSKKVWNLSKGKKYDLGVGDYLFTPAGDVHRVKYLEDTEFFLKWEGQWDLTFDEDHAAANAAIDKEKGS